One segment of Campylobacter hominis ATCC BAA-381 DNA contains the following:
- the glmS gene encoding glutamine--fructose-6-phosphate transaminase (isomerizing) translates to MCGIVGYIGNKEKKEIILNGLKELEYRGYDSAGIAVMCGEGGRDIHYFKAVGKLENLRNKTKDFTSSGFGVAIGHTRWATHGKPTELNAHPHLGEYSFVIHNGIIENYAEIKKELENDGVKFLSQTDTEVIVHLFEKINKKEKNAFKAFGETVKKLKGSFAILLITKVAPECIFFAKNAVPLIIGKNSENEVIFSSSDAPLIGIAQNVTYLDDGVYGVAKMGEIEIFNNTKKITPNFIELKQDRSFAQKEGYRFFMEKEIYEQSQVISETLMGRIREDKIYFEELKDADFSGINEIILCACGTSYHAALTASYMLEKIAEIRAKVEIASEFRYRKPLMNKNSLFIVISQSGETADTLEALKIAKKAGVKTLAICNVDNSSIVRTADFTILTRAGIEKGVASTKAFATQVMVLWMFCVYLANERKVLSMEDKNSEILAMRKISQILNVDRKLQDKIFRMSKHYLHGHGFFFIGRDIFYPLALEGALKLKEISYLHAEGYPSGEMKHGPIALADEKLFTIALMPKNSLYDKTKSNVEELAARDSYILAISPFEFDLADDFIKTRDFNHPMCEFFEMMIILQLLALEISIRLGNDVDMPRNLAKSVTVE, encoded by the coding sequence ATGTGCGGAATCGTAGGCTATATAGGAAATAAAGAAAAAAAAGAGATTATATTAAATGGTTTAAAAGAGCTTGAATATCGTGGTTACGATAGCGCCGGAATCGCTGTAATGTGCGGCGAAGGCGGACGTGACATCCATTATTTTAAAGCAGTCGGTAAACTTGAAAATTTAAGAAATAAAACCAAAGACTTCACAAGCAGCGGTTTTGGCGTAGCCATAGGACACACCAGATGGGCGACGCACGGCAAACCTACTGAATTAAATGCTCATCCGCATCTTGGCGAATACAGTTTTGTTATACACAACGGAATCATCGAAAACTATGCAGAGATAAAAAAAGAGCTTGAAAATGACGGCGTAAAATTTCTTAGCCAAACAGATACCGAAGTAATCGTTCATCTATTTGAAAAAATAAATAAAAAAGAGAAAAATGCATTTAAAGCTTTTGGTGAAACCGTAAAAAAATTAAAAGGCTCTTTTGCAATTTTGCTTATCACAAAAGTTGCGCCTGAATGTATATTTTTCGCCAAAAACGCAGTTCCTTTGATAATCGGAAAAAATAGCGAAAATGAAGTGATTTTCAGCTCTTCTGACGCTCCTTTAATAGGAATAGCGCAAAATGTTACTTATCTTGACGACGGTGTTTACGGTGTGGCGAAGATGGGCGAAATCGAAATTTTTAACAACACAAAAAAAATTACACCTAATTTTATAGAACTCAAACAAGACCGAAGTTTCGCACAAAAAGAGGGATACCGCTTTTTTATGGAAAAAGAGATTTACGAGCAGTCACAAGTTATAAGCGAAACTTTAATGGGAAGAATAAGAGAAGACAAAATTTATTTTGAAGAGTTGAAAGACGCCGATTTCAGCGGTATAAACGAAATCATTTTATGTGCTTGCGGAACCAGCTATCACGCAGCTCTTACGGCAAGTTATATGCTTGAAAAAATTGCAGAAATTCGTGCAAAAGTTGAAATAGCAAGCGAATTCAGATACCGTAAACCTCTTATGAATAAAAATTCGCTTTTTATTGTAATAAGCCAAAGCGGCGAAACGGCAGATACTCTTGAAGCACTTAAAATCGCTAAAAAAGCTGGTGTAAAAACGCTTGCAATTTGTAATGTCGATAACAGTTCAATCGTTCGAACGGCAGATTTTACTATATTAACAAGAGCCGGAATTGAAAAAGGCGTAGCCTCTACAAAAGCTTTTGCAACGCAAGTTATGGTACTTTGGATGTTTTGCGTATATCTTGCAAATGAGCGCAAAGTTTTAAGTATGGAAGATAAAAACAGTGAAATTTTGGCAATGCGTAAAATTTCACAAATTTTAAACGTTGATCGAAAACTTCAAGATAAAATTTTTAGAATGTCAAAACACTATTTACACGGTCATGGCTTCTTTTTTATCGGACGGGACATTTTTTATCCTTTAGCGCTTGAGGGTGCTTTAAAACTGAAAGAAATAAGTTATCTTCACGCGGAAGGTTATCCAAGTGGCGAAATGAAACACGGTCCTATCGCGCTTGCCGATGAAAAACTTTTTACAATCGCACTTATGCCTAAAAACTCTCTTTATGATAAAACAAAAAGCAATGTAGAAGAGCTTGCGGCACGTGATAGTTATATTTTGGCAATTTCTCCGTTTGAGTTTGATTTAGCGGATGATTTTATAAAAACAAGAGATTTCAACCATCCTATGTGCGAATTTTTCGAGATGATGATAATTTTACAACTTTTAGCTTTAGAAATTTCAATCCGTCTTGGAAATGATGTGGATATGCCTAGAAATCTTGCAAAAAGTGTTACAGTGGAGTAA
- a CDS encoding autotransporter outer membrane beta-barrel domain-containing protein, with protein sequence MNSYKNDGKIKAYAVGALARFDLRNNFFIDSYTKIGKLNNKYTLKGYDNLNINKDSTFYSLGAFLGHDSYFDRFMLTNRLGYAYSNVDGYDLDINGETLNIKDVSSKRIKFDSIAYYKTNTDTNLYARARLVYELDGKSSTYAPNINKTIESTNKGFSGGGELGVIYSIKPLSNISFGVGAMGGKIDELSANLRFVWMVKICTPHLLLNVVCFLIIF encoded by the coding sequence ATAAACTCTTATAAAAATGATGGTAAAATAAAAGCTTATGCAGTAGGAGCATTGGCAAGATTTGATTTAAGAAATAACTTCTTTATAGACTCTTATACAAAAATAGGTAAGTTAAATAACAAATATACCTTAAAAGGCTACGATAATCTAAATATTAATAAAGACTCTACATTTTACTCTCTTGGAGCATTTTTAGGACATGATTCTTACTTTGATAGATTTATGCTAACAAATAGACTTGGCTATGCTTATTCAAATGTTGATGGTTATGATTTAGACATAAATGGTGAAACTTTAAATATCAAAGATGTCTCATCAAAAAGAATTAAATTTGATAGTATAGCTTACTATAAGACAAATACAGATACAAATCTATATGCAAGAGCAAGACTTGTATATGAGCTTGATGGCAAAAGTAGTACCTATGCACCTAATATAAATAAAACTATAGAAAGTACAAATAAAGGCTTTAGTGGTGGAGGTGAACTTGGTGTTATTTATAGCATAAAACCTCTATCAAATATAAGCTTTGGTGTTGGAGCAATGGGCGGTAAGATAGATGAACTTAGTGCAAATCTTAGATTTGTATGGATGGTAAAAATTTGCACTCCACATTTACTTTTAAATGTTGTCTGTTTTTTGATTATATTTTAA
- the mqnE gene encoding aminofutalosine synthase MqnE has protein sequence MGLIEKLKSGDRLNFNDGVKMYDMDLFELGTFANAKREKMHGKKVFFNVNRHINPTNLCSDVCLFCAFSAHRKNEKAYTMSHEEIMSIVDESVKHGVKEIHIVSAHNPNVSWQWYLEIFKMIKDKYPFLHIKAMTAAEVDFLSRKFGFTYEKTLKLIEEYGVDSMPGGGAEIFDEEIRKKICDGKVKSNEWFEIHKIWHKMGHKSNANMLFGHIEKREHRIDHMLRLRDLQDETGGFNAFIPCVYQIYNNFLHIEKSPGSVEILKTYAIARLLLDNIAHIKAYWPTTTLKLAITAQEFGCDDMDGTIEKESIQSSAGAKSANGTSANKFIELIKNAGFIPVERDSMYNEIRTF, from the coding sequence ATGGGCTTGATAGAAAAGTTAAAAAGCGGTGATAGACTGAATTTCAACGATGGCGTGAAAATGTATGATATGGATCTGTTTGAACTAGGCACTTTTGCAAATGCGAAACGGGAAAAGATGCACGGAAAAAAAGTTTTTTTTAATGTCAATCGCCACATAAATCCTACAAATCTTTGTAGTGATGTTTGCCTGTTTTGCGCATTTTCAGCGCACCGTAAAAACGAAAAAGCTTACACTATGAGCCACGAAGAGATAATGTCCATCGTAGATGAGAGCGTAAAACATGGTGTAAAGGAAATTCACATCGTATCGGCGCATAATCCTAATGTAAGCTGGCAGTGGTATTTGGAAATTTTTAAAATGATAAAAGATAAATATCCGTTTTTACATATCAAAGCGATGACGGCTGCAGAAGTTGATTTTTTGAGTAGAAAATTCGGCTTTACTTACGAAAAAACTCTTAAACTTATCGAAGAATACGGCGTCGATTCAATGCCTGGAGGAGGCGCTGAAATTTTTGACGAAGAAATTCGAAAAAAAATCTGTGACGGAAAGGTAAAATCAAACGAGTGGTTTGAAATTCACAAAATTTGGCACAAAATGGGACATAAAAGTAACGCAAATATGCTTTTCGGGCATATTGAAAAAAGAGAGCATAGAATCGATCATATGCTTCGTTTGCGTGATTTACAGGATGAAACGGGCGGTTTTAATGCGTTTATTCCTTGTGTTTATCAAATTTATAATAATTTTTTGCATATCGAAAAATCTCCCGGTTCGGTTGAAATTTTAAAAACTTATGCGATAGCGCGTCTGCTTTTGGATAATATCGCGCATATAAAAGCATATTGGCCGACAACTACGTTAAAGCTTGCAATTACAGCTCAGGAATTCGGTTGCGATGATATGGACGGCACAATTGAAAAAGAGAGCATTCAAAGCAGTGCAGGAGCAAAAAGTGCAAACGGAACCAGCGCAAATAAATTTATAGAGCTTATTAAAAATGCAGGATTTATTCCTGTTGAGCGCGATAGTATGTATAATGAAATCAGGACATTTTGA
- a CDS encoding GNAT family N-acetyltransferase, translated as MIRQAKIEDAKAATKLLYLAMDDMIYDLTGQKDLKSAFLVYEDFFKMQKNRLSFENTYVYVKNNEIVGAIVIYDGNEIKSLDSTLNENIQKLGLKYKIIPECDSSDVYLDSLAVDERFRGRGIAKELINFAFEIAVKRHKPLSLLVEQNNKTAQAVYDKLGFKFSKNKILYSHLYFYLKKIN; from the coding sequence ATGATACGACAAGCAAAAATAGAAGACGCAAAAGCCGCAACAAAACTTTTGTATTTGGCAATGGACGATATGATATATGATCTCACTGGACAAAAAGATCTTAAAAGCGCTTTTTTAGTATATGAAGATTTTTTTAAAATGCAAAAAAATCGTTTAAGTTTTGAAAACACTTACGTATATGTGAAGAATAACGAAATAGTTGGAGCCATCGTCATTTATGACGGCAATGAAATTAAATCGTTGGATAGCACATTAAATGAAAATATACAAAAACTTGGTCTGAAATATAAAATTATTCCGGAATGCGACAGTAGCGATGTTTATTTGGATTCGCTTGCTGTAGACGAAAGATTTCGCGGACGTGGCATTGCAAAAGAACTTATAAATTTCGCATTTGAGATTGCTGTAAAAAGACATAAACCACTTTCGCTTTTAGTAGAACAAAATAATAAAACAGCACAAGCGGTTTATGATAAATTAGGTTTTAAATTTTCAAAAAATAAAATTTTATATTCTCACTTATATTTTTATTTGAAAAAAATAAATTAA
- a CDS encoding uracil-DNA glycosylase family protein — MIKRGFAPIFDKNSKILILGSMPSIASIKFGFYYGHKNNRFWKTLAAIFDDKLLGSRNLEQIMILDLQSTEFSAQQNFKQTESKNSEIYAKFAINGKINVHIKYKIDFLLREKIALYDTVKSADIKGSADASIKNYRANDLDEILEIADIKAIFANGKKSYEVAKKVLNNDKRLMLLNSTSSANARVSLDDLINEWSQKIFKFL; from the coding sequence ATGATAAAAAGGGGCTTTGCGCCTATTTTTGATAAAAACTCAAAAATTTTGATTCTTGGAAGTATGCCTTCGATAGCTTCTATAAAATTCGGATTTTATTACGGGCATAAAAATAACAGATTTTGGAAAACTTTGGCTGCAATTTTTGATGATAAACTTCTGGGATCGCGAAATTTGGAGCAAATTATGATTTTGGATTTGCAAAGTACTGAATTTTCGGCACAACAAAATTTTAAACAAACAGAGTCTAAAAACAGCGAAATTTATGCGAAATTTGCAATAAACGGAAAAATAAATGTGCATATAAAATATAAAATCGACTTTTTGCTACGTGAAAAAATCGCACTTTATGATACTGTAAAAAGCGCCGATATAAAAGGATCAGCGGACGCTTCAATTAAAAATTACAGAGCAAATGATTTGGATGAAATTTTAGAAATAGCAGATATTAAAGCCATTTTTGCAAATGGTAAAAAATCTTATGAAGTTGCTAAAAAAGTTTTAAACAATGATAAAAGGCTAATGCTTCTAAATTCCACAAGCAGCGCAAATGCTAGAGTTTCGCTTGATGATTTGATAAACGAATGGTCGCAAAAAATATTTAAATTTTTATAA
- a CDS encoding replication-associated recombination protein A: protein MSLALDYRPDKIDDISGQHEIKAIFREFIKKEKIPNSIFFGPAGSGKTTLAKVLANELNYTFYELDASNLKVEDIRKILNMHENSLYKPLIFIDEIHRLSKNQQEILLIPLENQKAVIIGATTENPQFVLTSGIRSRCMFFEFKALTNADLCELFEKVQKSLNFTIDKEAKNYLISSSGGDARAMFNLLDFALLIDENISLKTLKTLRANSIAEGANSDDTHYQIISAFIKSIRGSDIDAAIYYLARMLENGESPDFIARRLMILSAEDVGNANPHALNIAASTLFAVSKIGMPEAGIILAQCVVYLASSPKSNSSYKAINGAIDFVRNNENFAVPSYLINTSKERENYLYPHDFGGWVKQNYTSKPVKFYESKGIGFEKTLNEWIEKIKNK, encoded by the coding sequence ATGAGTTTAGCTTTAGATTACAGACCGGATAAAATTGACGATATATCAGGACAACACGAAATTAAAGCAATTTTTAGAGAATTTATAAAAAAGGAAAAAATACCGAACTCTATTTTTTTTGGACCTGCCGGAAGTGGTAAAACCACTCTTGCCAAGGTTCTGGCTAATGAGCTTAATTATACATTTTATGAACTTGATGCGTCAAATTTGAAAGTTGAAGATATTCGTAAAATTTTAAATATGCATGAAAATAGTCTTTACAAGCCGCTGATTTTTATTGATGAAATTCATCGCTTAAGTAAAAACCAACAAGAAATTTTGCTTATTCCACTTGAAAATCAAAAAGCCGTGATTATAGGCGCTACCACTGAAAATCCGCAATTTGTTTTAACAAGCGGTATTCGCTCGCGCTGTATGTTTTTTGAGTTCAAGGCGCTTACAAATGCCGATTTGTGCGAACTTTTTGAAAAGGTGCAGAAATCTTTAAATTTTACCATCGATAAAGAGGCGAAAAATTATTTGATCTCTTCAAGCGGCGGCGATGCAAGAGCTATGTTTAATTTGCTTGATTTTGCACTTTTAATTGATGAAAATATAAGCTTAAAGACATTAAAAACTCTTCGTGCAAATAGTATTGCTGAAGGCGCAAACAGCGATGATACGCATTATCAAATAATCAGCGCTTTTATAAAAAGTATCAGAGGAAGTGATATAGACGCTGCGATTTATTATTTGGCCCGTATGCTTGAAAATGGAGAGAGTCCTGATTTTATAGCGCGCAGGCTTATGATACTTTCCGCAGAAGACGTCGGCAATGCAAATCCACATGCTTTAAATATAGCTGCAAGCACGCTTTTCGCTGTTTCAAAAATAGGTATGCCGGAAGCCGGAATTATTCTGGCTCAATGCGTGGTTTATTTGGCAAGTTCGCCTAAATCAAACTCAAGCTATAAAGCGATAAACGGCGCGATTGATTTTGTTAGAAATAACGAAAATTTTGCTGTTCCAAGCTATTTGATAAATACTTCCAAAGAGCGTGAAAACTATCTTTATCCACATGATTTTGGCGGTTGGGTCAAACAAAATTATACAAGCAAACCTGTAAAATTTTATGAAAGTAAAGGAATAGGCTTTGAAAAAACTCTAAATGAGTGGATTGAAAAAATTAAAAATAAGTAA
- a CDS encoding ArnT family glycosyltransferase yields MKNEKFYHNEYIVLPILCAFEALFLIYAISNLSISFYEAEIFYESDSLVGIITRAFTKLFGQNDYAVRAPFIILHFINCILLYKVSKYLLKRRFDRVISVMLYMILPGTLASSILVNMAGIIIFFTLLLIFFEEKNLKIPFYIILFITAFIDKSFFILYFCFFIYAFFYKKTFMAIVSIGLFAFMISFYNLGFEGKPKDYFLDTLGVFAATFSPIVFLFFVYTIYRIWLKDSKNLLFFIATTTFCATLLLSIRQKTALEMILPYCIISTPLIIRAFFNSYRVRLPVFRKAHKFFAILALSVLLISSALIIFNQSLYMIFFSQKPQKHFIYKYDVAKDLAKSLQDINVNCVNSGDEELNLRLKFYGINKCEKVEISQKFIENFDKTIEISKYNVRIAKFYVKMIK; encoded by the coding sequence ATGAAAAACGAGAAATTTTATCATAATGAATATATAGTTTTACCGATTTTGTGCGCTTTTGAAGCTTTATTTCTGATATATGCGATCAGTAATCTCAGCATCAGTTTTTATGAGGCTGAAATTTTTTATGAAAGCGATTCTTTGGTAGGCATTATAACAAGGGCTTTTACAAAACTTTTTGGACAAAATGATTATGCAGTTAGAGCACCTTTTATAATTTTGCATTTTATAAATTGTATTTTACTTTATAAAGTGAGTAAATATTTGCTAAAACGCCGTTTTGATCGCGTTATCAGTGTAATGCTTTATATGATTTTACCAGGAACATTAGCCAGTTCGATTTTGGTAAATATGGCAGGAATCATTATATTTTTTACACTTTTACTTATATTTTTTGAAGAAAAAAATTTAAAAATTCCATTTTATATAATACTTTTTATAACGGCATTTATAGATAAAAGCTTTTTTATTTTATATTTTTGCTTTTTTATTTATGCATTTTTCTATAAAAAAACTTTTATGGCAATAGTTTCAATAGGGCTTTTTGCGTTTATGATTTCTTTTTATAATTTGGGATTTGAAGGAAAACCGAAAGACTATTTTTTGGATACTTTAGGCGTTTTTGCAGCGACTTTTTCGCCTATAGTATTTTTGTTTTTTGTCTATACGATCTATAGAATTTGGTTGAAAGACAGTAAAAATTTATTGTTTTTTATAGCTACTACGACATTCTGCGCGACTCTTCTTCTATCTATTCGTCAAAAAACAGCTCTTGAAATGATTTTGCCATATTGCATTATTTCTACACCTTTGATTATTCGCGCGTTTTTTAATTCTTATCGCGTGCGGCTTCCTGTATTTCGCAAAGCACACAAATTTTTTGCTATTTTGGCTTTATCGGTACTGCTTATCAGCTCTGCTCTTATAATTTTCAATCAATCATTATATATGATATTTTTTTCGCAAAAGCCGCAAAAACATTTTATTTATAAATATGATGTTGCAAAAGATTTGGCAAAATCCTTGCAAGATATAAACGTAAATTGCGTAAATTCGGGCGATGAGGAATTAAATTTAAGGCTTAAATTTTACGGTATAAACAAATGTGAAAAAGTTGAAATTTCACAAAAATTTATAGAGAATTTTGATAAAACAATTGAAATTTCAAAATATAATGTGCGAATTGCAAAATTTTATGTTAAAATGATAAAATAA
- a CDS encoding ABC transporter ATP-binding protein — MELLRGVNLTHAFEYTLFENINITLHNRESIAILGVSGCGKSTMLHILSTLLKPNSGEVFYNEREIYSLSSDERLKIRRNDFGIIFQSHYLFKGFSAYENIELAAKLVNKKIDNEILDKLQISQILKQKIGELSGGQQQRISIARVLHKNPNIIFADEPTGNLDKDTANDVFDVLFDYINKKDGGLILVTHDENLAQKCSSVYRLVDKKLIKIR, encoded by the coding sequence ATGGAACTTTTAAGGGGCGTAAATTTAACCCATGCGTTTGAATATACGCTCTTTGAAAATATAAATATCACTCTTCACAACCGCGAAAGTATAGCAATTCTTGGCGTCAGCGGTTGTGGAAAATCGACTATGCTTCATATTTTATCTACACTTTTAAAACCGAACTCAGGCGAAGTTTTTTATAATGAACGCGAAATATATTCACTCAGTTCTGATGAACGCCTTAAAATCAGAAGAAATGATTTTGGTATAATTTTTCAATCACATTACTTATTTAAAGGTTTTTCCGCCTACGAAAACATAGAGTTGGCTGCAAAACTTGTAAATAAAAAAATTGATAATGAAATTTTGGATAAACTTCAAATTTCACAAATTTTAAAGCAAAAAATCGGCGAACTTTCAGGCGGACAACAACAACGCATATCAATCGCAAGAGTGCTTCACAAAAACCCAAATATAATTTTTGCGGACGAACCGACCGGAAATCTTGATAAGGATACTGCAAATGATGTATTTGACGTATTGTTCGATTATATCAACAAAAAAGATGGCGGTTTGATTTTAGTTACTCATGATGAAAATTTGGCACAAAAATGCTCCAGCGTTTATCGCTTGGTTGACAAAAAGCTAATAAAAATCAGATAA
- a CDS encoding pilus assembly FimT family protein: MKKAFTMIELIFIIVVVGILAAVAIPRIDRDNLIELVDQVTTHIRYTQQLAMMDNVYDGSDEHWYRGYWRIQFSDSADGGDGWKYSVYKDLPGYSGNLNSEREVARDPQNEQRFLTSGASGFSANTDSKKMNKKLNLKNTYDIQKIDFDKNCGGQTIAFDSKGRPHGAPQNAKNPYDKVLHTPCIITFTDSGGRSIQIAVQPETGFISDNRAEAIEKNWKAGNFKKFDNKEF; this comes from the coding sequence ATGAAAAAAGCTTTTACAATGATTGAACTTATATTTATCATCGTGGTAGTCGGAATTTTAGCAGCTGTTGCGATTCCTAGGATTGATCGCGATAATTTGATTGAACTTGTCGATCAGGTTACTACACATATACGATATACTCAACAACTTGCAATGATGGATAATGTATATGACGGCTCTGATGAACATTGGTATAGAGGGTATTGGAGAATTCAGTTTAGCGACTCGGCAGATGGTGGGGATGGCTGGAAATATTCTGTTTATAAAGATTTACCTGGTTATAGCGGAAATTTAAATAGCGAAAGAGAAGTTGCTCGCGATCCGCAAAATGAACAAAGATTTCTTACTTCAGGAGCAAGCGGTTTTTCGGCAAATACAGATTCAAAGAAAATGAATAAAAAATTAAATCTAAAAAATACCTATGATATACAAAAAATAGATTTTGATAAAAACTGTGGAGGTCAAACTATTGCATTTGACAGTAAAGGTCGTCCGCACGGTGCGCCGCAAAATGCAAAGAATCCTTACGATAAGGTGTTACATACACCATGTATAATAACTTTTACAGATTCGGGCGGCAGATCTATACAGATTGCAGTTCAGCCTGAAACAGGTTTTATCAGCGATAACCGTGCAGAAGCAATTGAAAAAAATTGGAAAGCCGGAAACTTTAAAAAATTTGATAATAAAGAATTTTAA
- a CDS encoding MFS transporter — protein sequence MMDKKELFVMYFCVVLTMSVMYATQPLQPHFEEILQISKFQASLFMTATLIPLAFASIFYGFLLEKITIKKALIVAFGAFSVLEFIFASTSSYTLLLSIRVLQGFIVPVALTGIVSFISQNSSSKKIASAVSAYVGITILGGFFGRLLSGICSDLFGWRVFFYFISLMLALAVFLLCRIKGDAVSGYSKPKFRTILQIFEIRHNFYTYLAIFCIFFVFQGVLNIMPFELLRLDGNFSGSKIGFMYFGYIIGILVSFNAAKIVKFFGNEIKAIMVGAIIFTVSIQILRIENYGVIFTGMLIFCLGSFIAHSVANGFINKRALSHKAICNGLYISFYYAGGALGTFVPGFFYGIGGWGLFLSVLTVVLFCAIFCIYKLKKYEKREILS from the coding sequence ATGATGGATAAAAAAGAGCTTTTTGTAATGTATTTCTGCGTCGTTCTTACGATGTCGGTTATGTATGCGACGCAACCTTTACAACCGCATTTTGAAGAAATTTTGCAAATCAGCAAATTTCAAGCTTCTCTTTTTATGACGGCGACTTTGATTCCTTTGGCTTTTGCATCAATTTTTTACGGATTTTTACTTGAAAAAATTACGATTAAAAAGGCTCTTATTGTCGCTTTTGGCGCTTTTTCGGTGCTGGAGTTTATATTTGCTAGCACTTCAAGTTATACTTTGCTTCTTAGTATTCGTGTTTTACAGGGATTTATCGTGCCTGTGGCGCTGACAGGAATTGTCAGTTTTATCTCGCAAAACTCATCTTCGAAAAAAATCGCAAGTGCAGTCAGTGCATATGTAGGAATTACTATTTTAGGCGGTTTTTTTGGCAGACTTTTAAGCGGAATTTGCTCCGATTTATTTGGCTGGAGAGTATTTTTTTATTTTATTTCTCTTATGCTTGCTTTGGCTGTTTTTTTGCTTTGTCGTATAAAAGGGGATGCGGTTTCCGGATATTCAAAACCGAAATTCAGGACAATTTTACAAATTTTTGAAATTCGTCATAATTTTTATACATATTTAGCCATTTTTTGCATCTTTTTTGTGTTTCAAGGCGTTTTAAATATTATGCCTTTTGAACTTTTAAGATTGGACGGAAATTTTAGCGGCTCAAAAATCGGTTTTATGTATTTCGGATATATCATAGGAATTCTGGTTTCATTTAACGCGGCTAAAATTGTCAAATTTTTTGGAAACGAAATAAAAGCCATAATGGTCGGCGCGATAATTTTTACTGTTTCGATTCAAATTTTACGCATTGAAAATTACGGCGTAATTTTTACTGGAATGCTTATTTTTTGCCTTGGCAGTTTTATCGCACATTCCGTTGCAAACGGCTTTATAAATAAACGAGCGCTATCTCATAAGGCGATTTGCAATGGACTTTATATAAGTTTTTATTATGCAGGCGGCGCACTTGGAACATTTGTGCCTGGATTTTTTTATGGAATCGGCGGTTGGGGATTATTTTTGAGTGTATTAACTGTCGTACTGTTTTGCGCTATATTTTGTATTTATAAGTTGAAAAAATATGAAAAACGAGAAATTTTATCATAA
- a CDS encoding phosphoribosyltransferase, whose translation MKFYSFDEFNKDVRKISTQIRDEFSPDAIVGIARGGLSFAHAISNALHLRTIFSINSIHYNENQKLDTIEVFNIPDLTKFRKILLVDDIVDSGESLAEIIEILKRKFPETAFKTAVIFYKSRALVKPDFKINKTDEWINFFWENYECE comes from the coding sequence ATGAAATTTTATAGTTTTGATGAGTTTAATAAGGATGTGCGTAAAATTTCAACGCAAATAAGAGATGAATTTTCGCCTGATGCTATCGTTGGAATAGCGCGCGGCGGGCTTAGCTTCGCTCATGCGATTTCAAACGCGCTCCATCTGCGCACAATTTTCAGCATAAATTCCATCCATTACAATGAAAATCAAAAACTTGATACCATTGAGGTTTTTAATATTCCGGATTTAACGAAATTCAGAAAAATTTTGCTTGTTGATGATATCGTAGATAGCGGCGAAAGTTTAGCTGAGATTATTGAAATTTTAAAGCGGAAATTTCCTGAAACTGCATTTAAAACAGCGGTTATTTTTTATAAATCTCGTGCACTGGTTAAGCCTGATTTTAAAATTAATAAAACGGATGAGTGGATAAATTTTTTCTGGGAAAATTATGAGTGTGAATGA